The genomic interval CGTCTCCGCGAAACACGAAGGGGAAATCGAAGGAGCCCCAGGCATTGCCGAGGGCCGCGATAATCGAGGCGCCGGCATAATTAACGTCCTCATAGCGCCCTGCCCCGATCGCCGCGGTCGAGCTTGCGACGTCTGTGATACCGATTAGCCAATCATCAGGCAGCGGCTCGTAGACATCGGGGTCTAGCAGAAGCGAAAACTCGTCATGAGCCCGGTGCTGCTCTGCATGGCTGTCGGTCATCGCATATTCTCCGGATCGGTCGATAGAGGCTGGTTCAGGAACGGGTCTGCCCCAAATCGGCAGACCCCGCTTCGAAGACGACGGCGAAAGGCGCCGGCCCTTCCGGTCAGACAAGCCGGGTTTCGACGTCGATATTGCCGTGCGTCGCTTTGGAATAAGGGCAGATGCCGTGAGCCGCCTCGATCAGTTCCTCAGCAACGTCTCGTTCGATTCCAGAGAGGCTGACATTGAGGCGCGCGCGCAGGAAGAACGAGCCGTTGTCGGCGTTGAGGGTAATCTCGGCGTCGACCTCGGGACCGGCTGGCAGCGCGATCTTCCGTTGCGCGGCGGCAAGTTCGATGGCGCCGATATAGCAAGCCGACCAGGCGGCGCCGAACAGGTTCTCGGCCGCCGGATGCGGCTGCGGCAGCTTGATGTCGAGCGTGCCGTCGCTGCTGCGCGCATAGCCGTCGCGGCCGCCGGCGATGTGGGTCTTCCCAGTGAAAAGAAGCTTCTCGGTCATGATAGTGTCCTCTAGGTCGGTGATTTAGATCGCATCCGCTTAAATCGGATACGAGGTTAATACGCCTCGCCAAACCCTATGTCAACACCATTCGATTTAATCGGATACGAGTTATTTCCAGCCCGCCGCGGGACTTGGCCAGGTTGGCTGCCTGTTTGCCCGCTTACATGAGCGCTTACCTTTTGCTCAATGCAGGTCGCCGCAGGCCGGTGTGATGCAGTTCGCGGGCGCTCTCAAGACCGTGGCCGGCCGTCGTCGAACAGAGTGGCAAGCCACTGGTAATATCGCGGCTGCTTCTCCCGCAACTGACTGCGCGAATAAGGCGGCCGATCGATATCGCCATAAAGGTACACGCTCGCAGTGACGGCGAAGAATTCGCGGTGGTTGCTCATCATGTAGGAATCGCCCGGCCAGAGCCCCCGGCCGCTGCTGAAGAATTGCCTGATGTCGCGATTGCCGAATCCACCGGGCAGCATCCGGTCGTTATAGGCATGCAGAAGCTCGTGTAGGATGATCGGCTTGTCGGGATCGAGGCTTCTAACGCGCAGGTCGATGCCGGTCTTGCTGCTGTAATGGCCGGGACCGAAACCGGCGGCGGCGGGGTTGGCCCAAATCGGAATGGTCCGCATGAAGGTGAGGACCTCGGGCTTCAGATGGACGTGTTCGACAATGTCCAGCTGCCTTTTGACGGCTGCGACCATTTCCTTGTCTGGTTCGGCGCCCCGGGCATTGGTGAGATCGACCTGCCATCCGTGATAGCCGAAAACGAGCGGATCGGCAGTTACCGGTCCCGCTCCCACGAGCGTAATGGCGATAACGGCGAAAAGCGCAAGGATCTTCGAAATCGTCCGCACCGGCCCCTCCTGGGCGTATCACGCGCCGACTGTCGCACAGGCGATCACAAGGCACAATCACGCCTCGCAGCGCTGGTGTCGCTGACGCAGTCCCGGAAAAAGCCCAAGCGCTGCTCAGACCTTCTCTTTCTTTCTGATCTTTTCTTTCGGCTCAGCCGGCACATCGGGTGTCGGGGCGAGCAGCTTGCGCAGCGATGCGATCTTGTCCTTCACCAGCGGCCGGAAACGCGTCGCACGATAGGGCATGTCGGCTGCGCCGTAACCTTCCGGACCGTCATCATTGCCGCGGTGGATCTCCGCGAGCTTGACGCCGATGAAGGTGCCGTCGACATAATGGGTATATTCGCCCACCCAGCGGATCGTATAGATCTCGCCCTTGCGGATGAGCTGGTCGATGCTGACATGCTTGAAGGTATCGTTGATGCAGACCACCTTCTGGCCGACATGGAATTCATAGCTCATGGATCAGACTTTCCAATAGCGCTCCGCCTCGCCGGTCCATAGCGCGTCCGGCGGCCGGGATGAACCCTTTTCTTGAAACAGGGCCCAATTGCCTCGGCCGCAGCCGCGCCCTCGCCTAGTCGCAATATGCCTTGCCGCTCTTGCGGGAACGCAGATCGAAGTGGAAGTGGTTCCAGTGTTCCGGGTTGCTGCCCGGCCCGAGCACGGTATTGAAATAGCGGCAGCTGTCGGTACGCACCGCCTTCAGGAGCCGGCCTTCGCGCAGTGAGAACAGACCCTTTTTGCGCACGTCGATCGCGTGGCCGTTCTTCAGCACGAACTTGCCGACGTCGATTGCATTGCCGCGGGCATGTTCCGACATCGGATTATACCGCTGCCGGCTGTTATTCATGCGCCGGCAGGAATAGCCGCCGAGCGGCTGGATCGTCTTGATGCCGCTCCAGTAGCGAAAACGGGCGGACGGCGCCAGCTCGTTCTTCACCCATTTGGCGAAGGCAAGCGTCACCTGGCAGTTCAGCGTCACGGCCGGCTTCACCCCGATATTACCGGAAAGCCCCTTCAGAGATACTGGATAGGGAACCTGGCAGGCGGGCCCTTGTGAGATTGGCGGCTTCTCGTCGAAGAGCACGCCCATGCGCTTCAGCTCGCGCCGGCAGGCAAGCTCGGAGGCCGGCATGACGCTCGGGTCGACCGGCGCAACGGGCTGGCTCATCATCGGGTTGTTGGGGCGAAGCATCGCGACTTCCTCGGCCTCGTCCTCTTCGGGAACCCGGGTCGGCTCCAAGACCGGACTGCCATCGCTCCAGGCGGGGGTCCGGCTCATCTCGGCCTGTGCTGCCGGCTGCGGCATTGATCGCGGCGCCGGCTGGCGCATCGGCTGATTGATCTGAGAAGGATTATCGGTGCCGATGCCGTCGACGACCGGTTCGCTGGCGTTGCCCTCGGCGATCTGCTGCTGTTGCTCCTGCGCCAGGCCGACAACCGGCTCGGCCCCGAGCTCGTCATCCATGTTGACGCCGCCGGATGGGATCGCAAGGTTCTGCGTGCCGCCCCAGTTCTCCGTCTGCTGGCCTGCCGCCATCGCCTCGTCGCTGTCGATCATCGGCAGCTTATTTCCGCGTGCCGCCGGCGCGGACCGCGTGGCATTGCCGGTGCCGGCAAGGTTCGGCGTATCGAGATAATCGACGGAGCCTTGCGAATTGCCGACAGGCGCACTGGAAACGGGATAGGAGGCCTGGCTCTCCACCGGCGCCATGCGCACCGCAGGAGCCATACGCGCGGCAGGCGCCCGCGCAGGCAAGATGGAACTGACCCTTGTGCCGTTGTCGACATTGGCCGGCGGCGTGAGCCCGTCGCTGATCGAACAGGTCGTCAGCGCCACCGAAAGCAGCACGGGCAAAAGAGATCGCCGAGGAAAGGAAACAAACGCCATACTCTTATCGCTTCCGCAGGCCGGCAGTGCAGTGACCGAAAAAACTCGGTCCAATTTTAATTAAAAACGGTGAACGAAAACTTACCCGCACAATCTGGAGGCGACGGAAATGAAAAAGGCCGGTCGCCCGGCCTTTGATCTGTCGTTCAACTCACGCTGCCCGTGTGTATCGGGCCTCGGCCTGCCGCCCTGCCTCGCGCAGGCGGAAATTCGCGAGCAGCGTCTTCAACTGCGTGCTTTCGTCGGCAAGCGTGCGGCTTGCCGCCGTCGTCTCCTCGACCATCGCCGCGTTCTGCTGCGTCATCTGATCCATATGGTTGACGGAGCTGTTGATCTCGTTCAGCCCCGTCGCCTGCTCGCGCGCCGCCGTCGCGATCGAGGCGACGTGATCGTTGACCTGGTTGACCAGCGCCTCGATCTCCAGCAGCGCGTCGCCCGTCGAGCGCACCAGCGCAACCCCGCCCTCGACTTCCGAGGCCGAACTGCTGATCAGCGCCTTGATCTCCTTGGCCGCATTGGCGGAACGCTGCGCGAGTTCGCGCACTTCCTGGGCGACGACGGCAAAGCCGCGGCCCGCCTCGCCTGCCCGCGCCGCCTCGACGCCGGCGTTGAGCGCCAGAAGGTTCGTCTGGAAGGCGATCTCGTCGATAACGGAGATGATCTGGTTGATGCGGCTCGAGGATTCCTCGATCCGGCCCATCGCCTTCACGGCGTTGCGGACGATGTCGCCGGAGCGCCCGGCGCTCGCCTTGGTCTCGGCCACCATCTCGCGCGCCTCGTTGGCCCGCTCGGATGCCGTTTTGACCGTCGCGGTGATCTCGTCGAGCGCTGCCGCCGTTTCTTCGAGGGCGGCCGCCTGCTGTTCCGTGCGCTTTGACAGGTTGCCCGTCGCTTCGCTGATGTCGGACGCGCTGTCGTTGACGACACGGCTCGATTCGGCGATCGCATGGATGACGCCGTTCAGCGCATCGACCGCGGCGTTGAAGTCGCTCCGAAGCTTGGCGTAGTCCTCGCCGATATCGCCGATCGAAACCGTCAGATCGCCGCCGGCGAGCTTCTCCAGGCCGACGCCGAGCGCCTGCATCGCGTGGGTCTGCCGTTCGGAAGCCGAGCGCAGGCTTGCCTCGTTGCCGCGGCGCTCTTCCTCGATCTGCCGCTGCCTCTCGGCTTCACGCCCGCGCAGAGCGCTGCGCTCGTCGACGGAATCGCGCAGCACCATCAGCACCTTGGCCATCTGGCCGACCTCGTCGCGATACTCGCTGCCGGAGATCTCCACCGATGCTTCTTCGGCGGCAATTCCATTCATCGCCGTTTTCAGCCGGGCGATCGGCGACGTCACGCTGCGCACGATGGCAAAGGCGATCGCGATCGTGGCGAGGGCGCCGATCAGGCAGGCCACAGCGGCCCACATCACATTCTGGCGATAGAGGGCCGCAAGGTCGTCACCATAAACGCCGGTGCCGACGATCCAGCCCCAGGGTTCGAAACCGGCGACATACGAATATTTCAGCACCGGCTCTTCAGCGCCCGGCTTCGGCCAGTAATAATCGACGAAGCCCTTGCCGTCCTTTTTCACCTTGTTGACGAACTCGACGAAGAGGAACTTGCCGTTCGGATCCTTTATCTGGGAGATGTCGGTTCCATTCAGCGCCGGCTTGATCGGATGCATCACCATCTTGGGATGCATGTCATTGATCCAGAAATAACCGTCAGCGCCGTAGCGCATCGCGCCGATCACGTCCTTGGCGGTCGCCTGCGCCTGGTCGCGGGTCATCGTGCCCGCCTGCTCCATCTTGTAATATTTGTCGAAAATGCCGAGCGCCGTCAAATCCAGCTGCGCCAGCCCCGCCTTCCGTTCCTCCTCCAGCTCGGAGTAGGAATAATTTAGAAAGAAGACCATCGTCGCCGCGAGCACGGCAAGGGTGAAGGCGACGAGACAGTAAAGACGAGTGGAAATCTTGACGTTGCGCATGAGGTTCCCAGCGATTCTGTATGTGAGATTAATCCCATACTGAACCATCGGAATTACTGGAGCGTAAAGCTTAATTAGGCATCACTTAAATAACGTGAGGAGAGGTCTTGGTTGTAAAGTTCAACCAGTTGAAGCGGCATGGAATTTGGATCGAACCGGATACTGCGTTTTTTTTTCGACCGCCGCTTACTCCAAGCGTCCCAAACAAAGTGCCGTGCCTATCCTTGTCGTCTTTTACAGCCCCCAGCCTTTGCACTAGGCTGCTTCCCGGTGAATCGCCGACCCTGTGACCCACACCAGATGGAGAACCCTTGATGACCGAAGCCGCCAAGCCCAGAGGCGAACTGACGCTGCGTACACTCGCCATGCCGGGCGATGCCAATCCGGCCGGCGATATCTTCGGCGGCTGGGTCATGGCGCAGATGGACCTTGCATCCGGCATCCGCGCCGCCGAGCGCGCCAAGGGCCGCGTCGTCACCGCCGCCGTCAAGGAAATGGCCTTCGAACTGCCGGTCAAGATCGGCGACACGCTGTCGGTCTATACCGATGTCGAGCGCGTCGGGCGCACCTCGATCACGCTGATCGTCGAAGCCTGGGCGCACCGTTCGCGCTACGCCAAGATGGAAAAGGTCACCGCCGGCACCTTCATCATGGTGGCGCTCGACGAAGAGGGAAAGCCGAAGCAAGTCCCCGAAGAGTGACAGACCAGGGGCGACAACATGGAAACGGTCAGCTCGCCGGAGGTCTTCCTTCATATCAAGGTGGTGATGGGTATGGTCATCAGCCTTTCACTGGCGAGGGTACTCACCGGCCTTGCCGGCATCGTGCAGCATCCCGGCAAGGCGAGGGTCTACCCCGTCCATCTCGGCTGGGCGCTGTCTCTATTCCTGTTCATCATCCATATCTGGTGGTGGGAATATCGCCTGCAGGCCGTGCCCATCATCGGCTTTGGCATCTATCTCTTCCTCGTCTGCTTCTGCAGCCTGTTCTTCCTGCTCTGCGCCCTGCTCTTCCCGGCGAGCCTCGACGAATATGGCGGCTACGAGGAATATTTTATTTCAAGGCGCAAATGGTTCTTCGGCGTCCTCGGCCTGATCTACGCCGTCGATATCCTCGACACGGCGATCAAAGGCCATGACCGCATCCTCTCGCTCGGCTGGGAATATCCCGCCCGCAATATTATCTACATTATCCTCTGCACCATCGCCGCCTGGACGCCCAACCGTCGCTTCCACACGGCCTTCATCATCGCCAACCTGGTCTATCAGGTCAGTTTCATCTTCCGGCTTTACGATGTGTTGGGGTAAGGAGCGGTCGGGCGAAGCCCGAACAATCGATCCAGTGAATCGATTGCAGCGACGAACGCCCTGAGCCCAAGCGAAGGGCCGGGCAGCGGCTTGCTCCCTCTTCGTCCAGCGGGGAGGAGCTGCCCGCAGGGCAGATGAAGGGGAGAGCGGCAAAGCCGCGAATGCGCTGAGCGTAAGCGAAGGGGAACAATGGTCACGCGTGCGGCGGAAGGGAACACTTCCGCCCTCACACCTTCAAAAATTGCGACCCCTTGTCGAACCCCAGCCCTGGAAAGATCTTCCCCGTCAGATCATCCATACCGACGTCGAACTGCCGGTAAAGCATCGCCGCCGCCACCTCCCGCACATCCGCCGTCGGCATCAGGTCCCGGTCGTCAAGCAGCTGGCCGTCACTGACGCCCGGCCAGCGGCCGAGGACGCGGCCGCCATTGATGGCGCCGCCTGACAGTACCGCGCAGCCGCCGGTGCCGTGGTCAGTGCCGCCGGAGCCGTTCTGGCGGACGGTGCGGCCGAATTCGGTCATGGCAAGCACCACAGTCTTTGCCCAGATCTCAGGGCCGAGCGTCGTCTTCAGCGTGTTGATCGCCTGCGCGAGATCCTGTACCGGCCGCTTGAACTGGCCGGCCTGGCCGATATGCGTATCCCACCCGGTGATCGAGAAACTGGCGATACGGTAATCGCCCTTCAGCATATTAGCTGCAAGCGCTGCGACATCGGCGGTCTTTTCGCCACGCTGGCCATCCGGCTCGATCATCATCGAGGCGGTGTCGGCGCGCGTCGCCTCGGCAAGTGCTTCGGCGAAAGGCGGATCGCCGGCATAGAGCCGCGCCAGGAACTGCATCTCGTCGCGTGCCGGCGGCAGATTGGAATCCGACGCCCAGACGTCGACATTGTTCGGTCCCGAGAGGATCAGCTCCGTCGAGGTGTTGATGTCGATCGCCTTGCGGGCATCCGAGCGTGGAATGACGGCGAGCGCCCGGTTCAGCCAGCCGGTCCTTTCCTCCGCGACATGTTCGCCTCCGGATTCCAGCATGTCCTGGCCGTCGAAATGGCTGCGCTGGTCGCGATAGGGCGTCGACACCGCCTGGACGAAGGCGAGTTCTCGGCTCTTCCAAAGCGGCATCAGTTCAGCGGCGGCGGGATTGAGGCCGAAGTGCCCGTCGAGATCGAGAAGCCCCTTATCGGGCGTCAGCGCCAGCGTCGGCCGGAGGGCCGCAAAACCGGAATCGCCATAAGGCTGCACCAGATCGAGCCCGTCCATCGCGCCGCGCAGTACGATGGTGACGAAACGGTTATCGCCCGGCATCGCGGCGAAGGTGAGCGGCGTGAAGACGGGAGCGGCGGCCAGACAGCAGGCAGAGGTCAGAAAGCCGCGGCGGGAAAGCAAGATCCGGTTCATTGCGAGCCTCCTATCGGCGGTTGAATTCCGGCGACGCCAGCACCAGCGTCAGGCCGCTGACCTTGTTCGGCGCCTGCGACACCACACGAATCGTCTCGTCGCGCGCCGCATCGGCAAGTGTCGATTTCAGGAACTCGCGGGGGTCCTCGTCGCGGCCGAACTGCGTCACGGCCCGCCTTACCCAGGCCAGGCGCTCGGCAAGCTGGCTGCCGGTGATCCACGCGGAAAAGCCTTCCTCGAAGCCGGCCGGACTCGGCGGCAGCCAGGTCGGCTGGCCCATGCGCCTCAGCGCCCCCTGCCCGAGCGCCCGCGCTGTCCGGAAGGCCTTGAGCCGTTTGTCCCTTGCCTCGCCGGCGGGATCCGTCGTCACCGGCGCTCCTGCCATGCCAGGCGTATTCGCCGCCATGTCGCCCTCTTCCGTGCCCTGCTGATTGGCAGCCAGGAAGCTGCCGACGACGCCGTTGACCGGCCCCGCATTCAGCGCCCGCAGACCGGCGACGACAAAATCGAAAGGTTGGCGCGCCTTGGCGCCATCGTTTTGCCAGGCGGCGGGGTGGTCGAGCATGGCGGTGTAGACGGCGGTGAGATCGCCATCCGTCCTTTTCCAGGCGGCCGCCATATCGAAGACCATCCCCTCGTTGGGCTGGTCGGAGACGAAATGCACCGCAAGCTTGCGGCTGATATGCGCCGCCGTCTTCGGATGGACGGCGAGGTCGTCGAGCATGTCGAGGTAATCCTCGCGTGAGCGCCTGCGCCCGCCATAGCTCACGCCGAGAACCTGGTGCTCGCCCGGCTCTGATATATTCGGCCGGAAAGCAATATCCATCTCCTTGCGGTCGATGGTCAGACCCGTCAGCACCATGGCCGCGGCTGTAACATCCGCCTGGGTATAGCCGCTGCCGGCGCCGAGCGTGTGCAGCTCCAGGAGTTCACGGCCGAGATTTTCGTTGAGCCCCTTATTGCGCTTGATGCCGCCGGCCGATTCCGGCCCGAGCGAATCCGCCTGGTCGAGGTAAATCAGCATGGCTGGATGCGCGGTGGCGCTGCGCAGAAGATCGCCGAACCTGCCCGAAATGAACGGCCGGATCGCCTCGGCCTCGTAGAGCGGCACGATGAGGCGCATCGGCAGGCTCTTATTGGCGCTGGTGGAGAAATGGTCGGTCCAGAAGGTCGAAAGCCGCTCGTAAAAGCCATACGGCGACAGCACCGCCTGCATCAGCCGCAGGTTCACATCGTGCTGGAACTGCTGCTGCGCCTGGCGCTGCACCGCCTTGCGCATCTCGCGCCGCGTCGCATCGTCCGTTACCGTCGTGGCATCTTGCCGGATCTGCTTCAACTGCGCCTGCAGGCTGAGGATCGCGCGGTGGCGCATATCGGGGCCGCCGAGCGGAAAATCCGGCGTTGCCGCCGCCCCTTTGGACAGCTGTCCGATCAGCTCATCCTTGCTTTGGGGCGCGGCCTCGCCCGGCCGGAAACCATAACCGAACCGGATCGCCGCCATTGTCGGGAAAGAAAGGCTCATGGCCGATCACCTCCTTATCACTTGCTGGTGACAGGCTGACAGCCGATTGCGACGGGAATCTGCAGGAAATGCGGCGATATCACGACATGGACGATTTGTAATTTGCTGAAAAGACTACTGTTTAGCCTGCAAAACGAAATGCTCTGATCCAACTTACGATCGCATCTTCGCCTGCGAGGTGTTGAGCGCCTGAAGAGCATCCCTGATCAGGCGCGCTGCCCGAAGGGCACTCGAAGGACACGCCGCACCGGTGCTCCTCGCGTTTCACGCCCACAGGCGCAACCGCCTCAAACCACCCTGCCCCGGCACGCCCACGCTACCGACGCAAACGACCGCGGCCCGTCCGGCTCGCCGGCCTCATAGGCCGCCCGAACGGCGGCATCGACCGCGGTGCGCTTCGTGGTCTCCAGCCCCGCCACATACTTGCCGAGCGGCCCCTCGCCGGCTGCGATCGGCTGCCAGTAGTCGTCGAAGGAACGGTAATCCATCCGGATCAGGAGCGACGTCTCTTCGACGTCGGCAAGGCCCTGATCAATGAAGGTCTGCTTCATTTCCCCCGGCCGCATCATCGGCTGGAAGCAATATTTGCGGCGCAACGGCAGCGCGTCCTCGTCGAGCATGACGACCGTGTCCCACATCATCCGCATGCCCGA from Rhizobium lentis carries:
- a CDS encoding DUF1800 domain-containing protein translates to MSLSFPTMAAIRFGYGFRPGEAAPQSKDELIGQLSKGAAATPDFPLGGPDMRHRAILSLQAQLKQIRQDATTVTDDATRREMRKAVQRQAQQQFQHDVNLRLMQAVLSPYGFYERLSTFWTDHFSTSANKSLPMRLIVPLYEAEAIRPFISGRFGDLLRSATAHPAMLIYLDQADSLGPESAGGIKRNKGLNENLGRELLELHTLGAGSGYTQADVTAAAMVLTGLTIDRKEMDIAFRPNISEPGEHQVLGVSYGGRRRSREDYLDMLDDLAVHPKTAAHISRKLAVHFVSDQPNEGMVFDMAAAWKRTDGDLTAVYTAMLDHPAAWQNDGAKARQPFDFVVAGLRALNAGPVNGVVGSFLAANQQGTEEGDMAANTPGMAGAPVTTDPAGEARDKRLKAFRTARALGQGALRRMGQPTWLPPSPAGFEEGFSAWITGSQLAERLAWVRRAVTQFGRDEDPREFLKSTLADAARDETIRVVSQAPNKVSGLTLVLASPEFNRR
- a CDS encoding extensin family protein; this translates as MAFVSFPRRSLLPVLLSVALTTCSISDGLTPPANVDNGTRVSSILPARAPAARMAPAVRMAPVESQASYPVSSAPVGNSQGSVDYLDTPNLAGTGNATRSAPAARGNKLPMIDSDEAMAAGQQTENWGGTQNLAIPSGGVNMDDELGAEPVVGLAQEQQQQIAEGNASEPVVDGIGTDNPSQINQPMRQPAPRSMPQPAAQAEMSRTPAWSDGSPVLEPTRVPEEDEAEEVAMLRPNNPMMSQPVAPVDPSVMPASELACRRELKRMGVLFDEKPPISQGPACQVPYPVSLKGLSGNIGVKPAVTLNCQVTLAFAKWVKNELAPSARFRYWSGIKTIQPLGGYSCRRMNNSRQRYNPMSEHARGNAIDVGKFVLKNGHAIDVRKKGLFSLREGRLLKAVRTDSCRYFNTVLGPGSNPEHWNHFHFDLRSRKSGKAYCD
- a CDS encoding DUF1501 domain-containing protein, with the protein product MNRILLSRRGFLTSACCLAAAPVFTPLTFAAMPGDNRFVTIVLRGAMDGLDLVQPYGDSGFAALRPTLALTPDKGLLDLDGHFGLNPAAAELMPLWKSRELAFVQAVSTPYRDQRSHFDGQDMLESGGEHVAEERTGWLNRALAVIPRSDARKAIDINTSTELILSGPNNVDVWASDSNLPPARDEMQFLARLYAGDPPFAEALAEATRADTASMMIEPDGQRGEKTADVAALAANMLKGDYRIASFSITGWDTHIGQAGQFKRPVQDLAQAINTLKTTLGPEIWAKTVVLAMTEFGRTVRQNGSGGTDHGTGGCAVLSGGAINGGRVLGRWPGVSDGQLLDDRDLMPTADVREVAAAMLYRQFDVGMDDLTGKIFPGLGFDKGSQFLKV
- a CDS encoding Ohr family peroxiredoxin translates to MTEKLLFTGKTHIAGGRDGYARSSDGTLDIKLPQPHPAAENLFGAAWSACYIGAIELAAAQRKIALPAGPEVDAEITLNADNGSFFLRARLNVSLSGIERDVAEELIEAAHGICPYSKATHGNIDVETRLV
- a CDS encoding methyl-accepting chemotaxis protein, giving the protein MRNVKISTRLYCLVAFTLAVLAATMVFFLNYSYSELEEERKAGLAQLDLTALGIFDKYYKMEQAGTMTRDQAQATAKDVIGAMRYGADGYFWINDMHPKMVMHPIKPALNGTDISQIKDPNGKFLFVEFVNKVKKDGKGFVDYYWPKPGAEEPVLKYSYVAGFEPWGWIVGTGVYGDDLAALYRQNVMWAAVACLIGALATIAIAFAIVRSVTSPIARLKTAMNGIAAEEASVEISGSEYRDEVGQMAKVLMVLRDSVDERSALRGREAERQRQIEEERRGNEASLRSASERQTHAMQALGVGLEKLAGGDLTVSIGDIGEDYAKLRSDFNAAVDALNGVIHAIAESSRVVNDSASDISEATGNLSKRTEQQAAALEETAAALDEITATVKTASERANEAREMVAETKASAGRSGDIVRNAVKAMGRIEESSSRINQIISVIDEIAFQTNLLALNAGVEAARAGEAGRGFAVVAQEVRELAQRSANAAKEIKALISSSASEVEGGVALVRSTGDALLEIEALVNQVNDHVASIATAAREQATGLNEINSSVNHMDQMTQQNAAMVEETTAASRTLADESTQLKTLLANFRLREAGRQAEARYTRAA
- a CDS encoding acyl-CoA thioesterase codes for the protein MTEAAKPRGELTLRTLAMPGDANPAGDIFGGWVMAQMDLASGIRAAERAKGRVVTAAVKEMAFELPVKIGDTLSVYTDVERVGRTSITLIVEAWAHRSRYAKMEKVTAGTFIMVALDEEGKPKQVPEE
- a CDS encoding CAP-Gly domain protein; the protein is MSYEFHVGQKVVCINDTFKHVSIDQLIRKGEIYTIRWVGEYTHYVDGTFIGVKLAEIHRGNDDGPEGYGAADMPYRATRFRPLVKDKIASLRKLLAPTPDVPAEPKEKIRKKEKV